A stretch of Helicobacter pylori oki112 DNA encodes these proteins:
- the hefA gene encoding efflux RND transporter outer membrane subunit HefA: protein MNTLIRCMSLLGLCVTLTLAQTPSKTPDEIKQILNNYSHKNLKLIDPPTSSLEATPSFLSSPKETATTINQEIAKYHEKSDKAALGLYELLKGATTNLSLQAQELSVKQAMKNHTIAKAMFLPTLNASYNFKNEARDTPEYKHYNTQQLQAQVTLNVFNGFSDVNNVKEKSATYRSNVANLEYSRQSVYLQVVQQYYEYFNNLARMIALQKKLEQIKTDIKRVTKLYDKGLTTIDDLQSLKAQGNLSEYDILDMQFALEQNRLTLEYLTNLSVKNLKKTTIDVPNLQLRERQDLVSLREQISAIRYQNKQLNYYPKIDVFDSWLFWIQKPAYATGRFGNFYPGQQNTAGVTATLNIFDDIGLSLQKQSIMLGQLANEKNLAYKKLEQEKDEQLYRKSLDIARAKIESSKASLDAANLSFANIKRKYDANLVDFTTYLRGLTTRFDAEVAYNLALNNYEVQKANYIFNSGHKIDDYVH from the coding sequence ATGAACACTCTTATAAGATGCATGAGCTTATTAGGCTTGTGTGTTACTCTAACTCTAGCCCAAACCCCCTCTAAAACCCCAGATGAAATCAAGCAAATCCTTAACAATTACAGCCATAAGAATTTAAAGCTCATTGATCCGCCGACAAGTTCTTTAGAAGCAACACCGAGTTTTTTATCCTCGCCTAAAGAAACAGCGACCACGATCAATCAAGAGATCGCTAAATACCATGAAAAAAGCGATAAAGCCGCTTTGGGGCTTTATGAATTGCTAAAAGGGGCTACCACTAATCTCAGTTTGCAAGCGCAAGAACTCAGTGTCAAGCAAGCGATGAAGAACCACACCATCGCCAAAGCGATGTTTTTGCCTACTTTGAACGCGAGTTATAATTTTAAAAATGAAGCTAGGGATACTCCAGAATATAAGCATTATAACACCCAACAACTCCAAGCTCAAGTCACATTGAATGTGTTTAATGGCTTTAGCGATGTGAATAATGTCAAAGAAAAGTCTGCGACTTACCGCTCCAATGTGGCTAATTTAGAATATAGCCGCCAGAGCGTGTATTTGCAAGTGGTGCAACAATACTACGAGTATTTTAACAATCTCGCTCGCATGATCGCTTTGCAAAAAAAATTAGAGCAAATCAAAACGGACATTAAAAGGGTTACCAAACTCTATGACAAAGGGCTAACCACGATTGATGATTTGCAAAGCCTAAAAGCGCAAGGGAATTTGAGCGAATACGATATTTTGGACATGCAATTTGCTTTGGAGCAAAACCGCTTGACTTTAGAATACCTCACTAACCTCAGTGTGAAAAATTTGAAAAAGACCACGATTGATGTGCCTAATTTGCAATTGAGAGAAAGGCAGGATTTGGTTTCTTTAAGGGAGCAGATTTCCGCAATCAGATACCAAAACAAGCAACTCAATTATTACCCCAAGATAGATGTGTTTGACTCATGGCTTTTTTGGATTCAAAAACCCGCTTATGCCACAGGGCGTTTTGGGAATTTCTACCCCGGTCAGCAAAATACGGCTGGGGTTACTGCGACTTTGAATATTTTTGATGATATAGGCTTGAGCTTGCAAAAACAATCCATCATGCTAGGCCAATTAGCGAATGAAAAGAATTTAGCGTATAAAAAATTAGAGCAAGAAAAAGACGAACAGCTTTACAGAAAGTCGCTTGATATTGCCAGAGCCAAGATTGAATCTTCTAAGGCTAGTTTGGATGCGGCTAATCTTTCTTTTGCCAATATTAAAAGGAAATACGACGCTAATTTAGTGGATTTCACCACCTATTTAAGGGGCTTAACCACGCGCTTTGATGCAGAAGTGGCTTACAATTTAGCGCTCAACAATTATGAAGTGCAAAAAGCCAATTACATTTTCAACAGCGGGCATAAAATAGACGACTATGTGCATTAA
- the hefB gene encoding efflux RND transporter periplasmic adaptor subunit HefB, which produces MIRKILIGLFLSFLSMEAGERVYAIFNVKAMQDSKLTLDSTGIVDSIKVTEGSVVKKGDVLLLLYNQDKQAQSDSTEQQLIFAKKQYQRYSKIGGAVDKNTLEGYEFTYRRLESDYAYSIAVLNKTILRAPFDGVIASKNIQVGEGVSANNTVLLRLVSHARKLVIEFDSKYINAVKVGDTYTYSIDGDSNQHEAKIIKIYPTVDENTRKVSAEALLSKPMAVGLFGDGFIQTK; this is translated from the coding sequence ATGATACGAAAAATTTTAATAGGACTTTTTTTGAGTTTTTTGAGCATGGAAGCTGGCGAAAGAGTGTATGCGATTTTCAATGTGAAAGCGATGCAAGATTCCAAACTCACCTTAGATAGCACAGGGATTGTGGATAGCATTAAGGTTACTGAGGGGAGCGTGGTCAAAAAGGGCGATGTTTTGTTGCTTTTGTATAATCAAGACAAACAGGCTCAAAGCGATTCTACCGAGCAACAACTCATTTTCGCTAAAAAGCAATACCAACGATACAGCAAAATTGGGGGCGCTGTGGATAAAAACACTCTAGAGGGTTATGAGTTCACTTACAGGCGCTTGGAGTCTGATTACGCTTATTCTATTGCGGTATTGAATAAAACCATTTTAAGAGCCCCTTTTGATGGCGTGATAGCGAGTAAAAACATTCAAGTGGGCGAAGGGGTGAGCGCGAATAACACGGTGTTATTGAGACTGGTCAGCCATGCTAGGAAATTGGTCATTGAATTTGATTCTAAATATATTAATGCAGTCAAAGTGGGGGATACTTACACTTATTCTATAGACGGGGATTCTAATCAGCATGAAGCTAAAATCATTAAGATTTACCCCACCGTTGATGAAAACACCAGGAAAGTGAGCGCTGAAGCCCTTTTATCTAAGCCCATGGCAGTGGGGCTTTTTGGCGATGGGTTTATCCAAACGAAATAA
- the hemE gene encoding uroporphyrinogen decarboxylase, which translates to MIFIDACFRKETPYTPIWMMRQAGRYLSEYQESRKKAGSFLELCKNSDLATEVTLQPVEILGVDAAILFSDILVVPLEMGLNLEFIPKKGPHFLETITDLKSVESLKIGAYKQLNYVYDTISQTRQKLSKEKALIGFCGSSWTLATYMIEGEGSKSYAKSKKMLYSEPEVLKALLEKLSLELIEYLSLQIQAGVNAVMIFDSWASALEKEAYLKFSWDYLKKISKELKKRYAHIPVILFPKGIGAYLDSIDGEFDVFGVDWGTPLEVAKKILGGKYVLQGNLEPTRLYDKNALEEGVERILKIMGNQGHIFNLGHGMLPDLPRENAKYLVQLVHAKTRR; encoded by the coding sequence ATGATTTTCATTGACGCATGTTTTAGAAAAGAAACGCCTTACACGCCCATTTGGATGATGAGGCAAGCGGGGCGTTACCTTAGCGAATACCAAGAGAGCCGTAAAAAAGCGGGGAGTTTCTTGGAATTGTGTAAAAATAGCGATTTAGCCACAGAAGTTACCTTACAGCCAGTAGAGATTTTAGGCGTGGATGCGGCTATTTTGTTTAGCGATATTTTAGTAGTGCCTTTGGAAATGGGCTTGAATTTGGAATTTATCCCTAAAAAGGGACCGCATTTTTTAGAGACTATTACGGATTTAAAAAGCGTGGAAAGCCTAAAAATAGGGGCTTATAAACAACTAAACTATGTCTATGATACGATTTCTCAAACGCGCCAAAAGCTTTCTAAAGAGAAAGCGTTAATCGGTTTTTGCGGATCGTCTTGGACTTTAGCGACTTACATGATAGAAGGAGAAGGGAGCAAATCGTATGCTAAAAGCAAGAAAATGCTTTATAGCGAGCCTGAAGTTTTAAAAGCGCTTTTAGAAAAATTGAGCCTTGAGTTGATAGAGTATTTGAGCCTTCAAATCCAAGCAGGGGTCAATGCAGTGATGATTTTTGACTCATGGGCTAGCGCTTTAGAAAAAGAAGCGTATTTGAAATTCAGTTGGGATTATTTGAAAAAAATCTCTAAAGAGCTTAAAAAACGCTATGCGCATATCCCGGTTATCCTTTTCCCTAAAGGGATTGGCGCTTATTTGGATAGCATAGATGGGGAATTTGATGTGTTTGGCGTGGATTGGGGCACGCCTTTAGAAGTGGCAAAAAAGATTTTAGGCGGTAAGTATGTTTTGCAAGGGAATTTAGAACCCACCCGCCTTTATGATAAAAACGCTTTGGAAGAAGGCGTTGAAAGGATTTTAAAAATCATGGGCAATCAAGGGCATATTTTTAATTTAGGGCATGGGATGTTGCCGGATTTGCCTAGAGAAAACGCCAAGTATTTAGTGCAATTAGTGCATGCTAAAACCAGGCGATAG